CACGTGccttcttcttcctccatcCATAACGGAGACATGGAGAAGATCCTGCTGGACGCACAGCACGAGTCCAGCCGCAGCAACTCCTCCTGCGACAGGTAGTGGAACAGTTCAGGGCTCGGGAAAGCAACAAGAGCAGCAACAAATCGTCACATGTCCTTCTCTGAGAAAGCAGTCGCATAATTCACTGTTTTCAGTCCACCAGTAAAATCCATGGTGATCAGAACCATCACTGGTACTTTTAAAAGTTTCATTATCACAACATACAAACTGGATTGTGTTGTCACTAATCGAGCACACGTTCAAATCCAGCCAAATCATGccctttattttttatcatttttaattttttttatcacaggTTCACATTCAGAGGTTCGCTCagatgtagtgcactatttaaTACCTGGACGAAGTGCTAAAAACGTGGAACGCTGGACACCTCTTGTGCTCGggaattttaaaattaatatacgTCTATATGTGTTTCCGTCCTGCAGTCCACCACGTCCACACAGTCCTCAGGATGAAGGTCAGATCAGCTTTGACGTGGACAGAGGAGAAAACCAGGTACTCCTGCACTGAATTTGattttcattacttttttaaaatataaatatatatgtatatactgtgtatatgtatCCAGAATTCTATGTACTTATgtaactgtgcaaaagtcttagacaccctatatatatacatatatatttttttttagtacaaactttgttatagatttttattttctgacttctacattattgattcagtacaaaaagcattttagattccgaacattagttttccagcacaaaatgaaatgttacagaaaaatgtttgtatgtcagtaaagaaagcagcagattccataagagacacttttcagataaaaacataatgaaggctgctgggtttcgctgcagaaataagaaacgagtcgacagtcaaagtctccagaagaactgtggctgcttctgcacgatgctcagtaacacttccagctcatttccttataaaactgcacacactgcacctgagatactgtttttattttaaagcgaagaatcatcacaccaaatattgactttgtttcatttattactgtttactgctctttatagtactttttttaaacgtagaaacatttagtttcattatttttgaaggcgtctttgctctacagcatttctttgcatgtgcctgagacttttgcactgtactgtatactgtgtaCAGTATCAGGAGACAAGGGCGGCACGATTCAAGGTAAAATAGGCATCACGATTATTTCAGCTTGGAATTGAGATCTCGATACTTTGACTGATTCTCAGACTGTCCTTACATCCTTACACCCTTACATGTTTGTGAATGACTGCTCGAATACAACCGCGAGAATCCTGAGCTAAAATAACCGCTCTTCAGTATACAACTTTTCCTCCTAAAGATAAAAGTAAAGCTGCGATACTTAAGCTGCTTAAATAATTAGTAAGTAATGATgaataaattagtaaataatgCGCGCGATGTGTCATTAGTGAGTTTTAAACAAGATGGCGCTTGTCATGACTCACTCACCTCATTCATTCTTTTCAGACATTTAATCATAGTTTGTTTAGTGATCAGGACTTTAGTGTTCAGCATGGaatgttaaacatttataacacGACAAGAAgcatgtgaggtgtgtgtgaggtctgtaagatgtatgtgtgtgtgtgaggtgtgtgtgtgtgagatcaggtCGTACAGCGTCTCTAAGCTCAAAGTCCACAAAGCGGAAAAGTGACACTCGATATGACATCGATATTGTGATCAATTACATCACGATAcgtttttctgagatattgtgttacctttttattacatttttaatgtattcttatataattaatgtaatatttttaaaaataattacacattaactagaagcagctgatgtgatgttaacattttgtacttttaattttttttatttttattttttctccttttcagtgtttaatatttatttatatttgtgtttaatatttatttatttttgtatacatttttttaagaaaaaaaggaagtacatttttgtacacattaaataaatctgcttttttcaaatgtaaatgaaaagtcTTTGAGAATCGTGGTATGATGTTTGTGTCATATCACTCACCCCCACTCAGTTTTGTGTTGCAGAAAACACGCTGCTTTTGAATCAGTTTGCACTGagaaatgaattttaatatgattttttgtGCAGCTGTATACTGGAATACCTACCTCGAAAAATGTAGCATAAAACCAGAATGTCAGCTGTTGTCTGGAAAACCTTAAAAATGAACGTTGTCAGAGATAGTGTCGTGTAAAATGAGTGGCAAAAAAAATCGATATATCAAAAGGACATCAGATGAAAGACGTGAGCGAATTTGAAGATATGATGCAACTCATGGGATTATTTGTTATCGTTACCTGGCAGGATTGGAGCTGATATTAAGGTGGAAGAAGTATTACtggcattatttattaatttattttcatagagAGTATAATGTGCACTTCTGTAAATCTGTAGATGTGTGAGagttataataaaaatgacatacaGATTGGACTAAATTTGGAAAGCTGTGATCCAATTTTATGTGAATTAtctataattgtgtgtgtgtgtgtgtgtgtgtgtgtgtaggaggcgCTGGAAAAAATGAGGGATGATGAAATTCTGATGAAGGACCCGGACTGGGTGGCCGACTGGTCCAGCAGACCCGAGAACGTTCCTCCCAAGTGTGTGACGCTGCTTTTTTCCAGACCGAGAGGCTTATGTCaaacttaattttaaaatatttggtttttgtatatgttttttttttaatctaaaaatcGTTCGTATGAAGAATTTGTATCTAAAAGTGTAGCTGATTATCTCTTTAATGTCACACATTGACCAAAAACAAATtagacattgtttttttttttttttttcaattaacaaaacataaacctttattttataaggagtgtgtgttgtgtgtctgtggcaGGGAATTCCATTTCCGTCACCCTCGGAGAGCCGTCACACTCAGCATGCGGAAAACTGGAGCCATGAAGAAAGGAGGGATCTTCTCTGCCGAGTTCCTCCGAGTGTTTCTCCCCTCACTGCTGCTCTCACACTTACTGGTCCTGGGGCTCGGGTGAGCACTAcgtctatatatgtgtgtgtgtatatatagatatatatttatttatatatatatacacgcacacacacattacatatatattatacatgCATATTGGGCTTTTTCTAGTTAGATACTGTTACGGCTAAACTTAAACCCAGACAGTTGGATTCACCCCAATTTATCAATCTAATTAttcaatacagaaaataaaaacaagtctTATGTGACTTCCAAATGTACCTTCAATAcatcaattcagttcagtgttgtttttatagagctttgacacaaagcagctttacagaaatcccaATGTAAGTTTATGTAATTCATTAAACCCCTAACGAACAAACCAGCTGCGACAttgtgaggaaaaactccctgagacgacacgAGGAACAGCGGAATGGTGAAAAATATTCCCGTTCCAAATGATTACTTATGGATAattaacataacacacataaaGCGCAgcttattatatatacattttaaatcattgtaGTTCAAGTACTGGGCAAAATACAATGCTATTCATTGTCAGATAGCATGTTTTTGTGCAGCAGTTGTGCTGGAATGACGGATGGATGTAAGTGTCATAATTATTTCGACTAACGAGGCTGGACGCAGGTGTGCATCCCTAAAGCCGCTTTCACACATGCAGTTTTATTGGGTTAATAGTCAAGAGTTGAAATCCTAAGAATATTGACCTGGCAATGCATCAGGACAAGACCTAGACAAGAAGATGATACGTACGAACACCTTTTAAGATTTAAAAGGCTTATTTGAACCATTAGAGCAGGAGTTACTGAACTAGGGGTCGCGACCCAACGCGGCgtcgcttgatttacaaatagGGTCTCGGAGCGAAACTCACAaactcctcttttgtttcatttatttatttcacaaattaTTATTGGAAATATCGAAGActgattttgtgtgctaatattttgaaatatttctggaggtcacattcagacaagccaaGACAATAAGGATAAAACTCTAACTCCGCTAATCAGACTagcattgtgtctcaaatcacatccTTATGTACTATGCTAGAGCGTTATTGAGCACTAAGACTGACCAGGCTTCCTGTTACAGTtagtatttgaattttaaaaaccactcATGTCCCCTAAAACCTTCCAAAAGCTCTGTTTTgcgtaccagtcttctggatatCTGGATTAGTCAATGTAgatttgaatgtaaggtcagagttttccaTTTGAGACGCAGCTCGTGACAATAATAATCACAACGACAGCAGAAAGTTCTAAAGTCAATCAGATCTCATCACTCTGTTAAAtgttgctgtgcatgaaatcactaaacattttacagctcGACTTTGTTAACCTGacggacagggatgttttggctcggAATAAAAATCTTCCAGACGTACATAAGATAAGCAGACGAGTGTGTGAACGATGCCAGTCGCATCGTCGCTGCTTCTGCACGTGCAAAACCATGCATCAGGAAttcttattttcctataacaacacaacacttcctGCTAGACTGCtaagtcagtgcaaggaatattcctttggctTTTATTAGCTTATGTTACACATACATTTGCTACAGACTTAATAAAGAAATGTCCATATTGGTCTGGGGTCGTTTGCCTGAGAAATTTGGGAACCCCTGTTGTAGACTTTCTTCCTGTTGTCAAATTACTGGAGTCAACCAAGAAGGATAACAGGAGAAATATCTGGAAATTGGAGCGACTCGGAGAAGTAGATGTCAGTCATTTGTGCCGAGGTGAAAACATTATCAGTAAAGATGAATATAATGTCTCGGGTTTTGTGAAAAACATGCAGAATAACAGCAAACAGTGTTAGAACCTAAAAACTGTTGCATGTAACTGATCtgtcttttgctctctctctctctctctctctctctctctctctctctctctctgacagggTGTATATCGGGAAGAGGTTGACGACGCCCCCCGCCAGCTCGTTTTAAGCATCGAAGTGTAGAAGCGCCTCAGCCGTGGCTCGTGTGGATTTGAGAGAGTGTCGCAGTTTGTACAAGAAACGTAGCCCCCTGCTCACCccataatcacattttatttttttaattgtctttcTCATCCACCTCTCCTTTTACATTGGTACAGTCCACTTCTGCATTGCTCGTGTTCTGCTTGGCCTAAAGTGCCATAAGAGACCAGGAGACCGATAAACGCGCTATTATTTTTCCTCTGTTCTGTATTGTCATGAGTGATTAcagttgtgttgtgtgttcagtgttgtgGGGGTGGATACCGAGGGGGCGGAGTTTAAACCAAACCCGTGTGATCCCAGAAAGATTCCACtcacaaaattaattaaaaaaaaaaaaaaagccggggatcaattaaagtaaatatatcAGCATGCGTTTATCGTAGATCTTCCTTTATAGCTTATTGAGGTGTTTCAGGTTTATTTagtctttttaatttatttttaaacctgcCATATTTTCTGGACTCCTTTTGCAGTGCAGTGATTGAAACAATTatcatttctgcattttttttttttttttcattattatatgCGCATTTATACATACATGCTAATCCAGCAGTTATGGTAATTAACAATATCCTTAATTAACATTATCAAACCAGCACAAATTCTCCCGATATTGATTTTATAAGGTCTGGAAGGATGTATTTCCGAGGCTAAGATCAGGACTGTAGCAAAAACTATATTCCAGCAACACTAATGAGACGGAAGCGAAACTAGACCCCACCTTTAAATGCAGtccaaatgaaacattttaattaatatgacTTTAGTGATGATGTGAccttgtcatttttattttttttttaaattctgagcATCTTTTCTGGAAAACCCGGTATGTATCTGTAAGACCCAGATATAGGCGAGACCTGTTACATGTGAAGCGTGAAATTATTGTGATGTATTTAAATTTGCGTGACAGTCGATCGGTGTGAGATGATGTGTGGAAAGAGATTGTCATTTGTCatgtctgttgtgtttgtgttgcttcatttttttatttttttttccttttgtcttttCATTATCGGCCGTTTCTTCTGCTCCAAAAATAGCTCCACTACTAAGTGGCTTGTTGCAGTAAAACCGAGTAAAAtattgctataaaaaaaaaacccacactttTTGTCGAGCTTGTAAACTAGCATCTAATCTGTAGGTTTCCTTATTTGGTTCCTCAGCATTAAAGATTATATTCTGGAGATTATATTCTTTCAACTCTGCATAACTTTACTTACAAGTTTAATATATATGAACTTTGCTCCAATAtcagaaaaaaagtattttccaGACCTGACTTTACACTCAGCAATCAGAGAGAGGGGTCTAGATCAGGGGTTCTTgaactttttataaaaaaaaaaaaaatttaaaaatgcagagTACATATTTTTACAAACATGCGCTAACAATTGTTTAAATGTATCcagtaatatttttttgttattttaatttctgaacTTCTCACCCATAGAACCCAGTTTTATTCAAATTGTCATTAGATCTGATTTGACGTTAGTTGTAGATGCAATAACTTTGATAATTGTGGGTTGTCATGTTCACtgctataataaaataaaaaataaaattgcagaCTCCCTGTCTACGCTTCACACGCCTCTTTTAGAACCAGGGGTCAAGATACTaagccatttttttatttctaatattttttttatggtgaATAGTTTGAAATAGCTTGGAGTAACGCACCTGACAACCCATAGTCAGCGCAATGATACACATTTGGTGAACAACCCACGCCCTTATCAGATATAACACTGCAGCTAGAATGTGTTTCAACCAGTCAGAGTGCGTGGTTGGAACTAACTTTTTATAACTGATGTTAGCTTGCGAATGCTCGACTCTTAACGATGTTCAGTGAAGGCTGGTTTATACCTGCTGTTAACTATGCGTATGCGTACGCAAGATGGCCGCCACGCGTATCCTGAGGTCGTTTGGTGCGTCGCTTGTGCACGTCCTCAGAAATGAACTCGACGTGTGTAATATTAACGTACCTAGTGTAGGCGgtatagcaccatgtgacactgtgtccaCAACTcaataaacaaactagcattgtgtctcaaatcgcatacttatGTAATAATCTAGACCGTTATGGAGTACTAACAGTTTTCCTATTAAAGTTggtgtttgatttaaaaaaaaaaaaaaaaactcttaaacCTACCAAAAGGACTGTTTTGAGTACCAGTCTTCTGGCTtgtctagattagtaaatatttttggatGTACAATGAGGGGTTTTATTTGAGAcacagatcatgacaacaatctcGCAGACAGCAGAAAGCTTTAAAGAGAAATAGAGCTTGTAGTTGTGTTTAACATTGCTGTtcatgaaatcgctaaacattacCGTTTGACTCGGAAACCAGATGACCGGAGATGTTTTGGCTCAgacgtgccatctagtggacgtCATTtctaatcctccagatgtacataagatacgcaggcgagtgtgtgaacGATGCTGTGTGCCCACGTCTGTGTGGTGAAAGTGAAGTGTACTTGCaccttaaatagtgtaagacaGTCATATTATAGCAGGGTCACATCTTTTGTTCATGGATATCGAGCTAGATTTGCAGATCAAGATGGTGAGCTGAGGCACTTTAAATGGCATTAATGTGGAATGTACTGGTTTTTATTCGCAGGTAGTGTTAAAGGAAtggtttgggaaaaaaatggaagtaACTAATGAATGTTTTCCCACTTAAACCAAATGTACTTGATAAGTCAAGACATCCGCTTTGCTTTAGTTTTGTACTGAAGCTACGAGGGATGGAGGCTAACAAGTAACGGAAATCACCCAAAAATCGTTTCTGTTAATATCTTTCTCAAAATCTGATATGTGTTTTGTAGTAGTGTGGTGCAGGACACAGTGGGACTACTGAATAAGTGCAGTCTATTGTACTCGGAACTTGGAAAAACCAGCCTTCCGACATGGAAAAGTGCAACGGAGAGGTCGTTCAACTCTGAATGCCAAGTCAGCAACTCAGGCAACATCCACCTGTAGCCTGAGTTCTCTGACATAAACACACCAGACGTCACAACAATATGGCGGCGCTCACACAGTCAACAGAAATCCTTTCGCATTCTTTTCTGTTTGATAAAACTTGGCTTTACTTGATATGTAGcttttgtgaaaatgtgtttgACAGGTTTAGGTTTGTAACAGAATTCTTTTGATTTCAGCCCAATTTTACTACCGTGATAAGAGCATTGTGATACCATTTTTATGAGCAAAGGTGAACCGAACACTTGACTTAACATACGTCATTTCTCATCGTTAATCATGCAGATCTTATTAATGTGTTTCTCAAATTCACAGATTAGGCATACCAATATGACCTTGCAAAGACTCGAAGTACTGGTACGCTTTTAGATCTCAGGGAAAATTGACCTGGAACTTTCCGAGTACAATGGATTTCAGCATTACAGTCaactataaacatgaacaaaacttcaTCACGTAGCTGAACACTGGAATGCTAATGGAGGCGGCCATGTTGTcttaggctgctttcacactgccTTTTCTGACCCGTCAGCTCACGCTTTACAT
This is a stretch of genomic DNA from Pangasianodon hypophthalmus isolate fPanHyp1 chromosome 17, fPanHyp1.pri, whole genome shotgun sequence. It encodes these proteins:
- the bnip3lb gene encoding BCL2 interacting protein 3 like b gives rise to the protein MLAVVREPPCRDTMSDAAATRNTGEPGLNGSWVELELNRNSPETSQAVAPGMSSLAQVVEEDDGIVGGLEHVPSSSSIHNGDMEKILLDAQHESSRSNSSCDSPPRPHSPQDEGQISFDVDRGENQEALEKMRDDEILMKDPDWVADWSSRPENVPPKEFHFRHPRRAVTLSMRKTGAMKKGGIFSAEFLRVFLPSLLLSHLLVLGLGVYIGKRLTTPPASSF